The sequence below is a genomic window from Vibrio spartinae.
TTTCATCGTGGCAATAAGTTTTTCCTGAACCTCGTGAGGAATGCCGGCCGGTGTCACTAAAGCATTCCACGTCGAGAAACTGTATTTATATGGTGTCGCCTGCTGGAAGACCGGAATATCTTTGTACAGCCCGGTATTTGTTTCAGCCATTGTGGCTAAGTTTTTGACCATACCGGCTTCAACCATACTTTTCGCTTCTCCCGGAGAAGAGGTGGTAAAGTCGATCCCACCGGACACCAGTTCCATCAACGCAGAGCTTGAACCTTCAGAAGGCACATAAGTAACGGAGTCTGTCGGAACGCCCATCGCATCAAGCATCCCAATCAGATTCAAATGCCAGCCTGAATTTAGCCCGCTTCCGGATGCTTTCAGTTTGCCCGGATGTTGCTTGATGTAATCCGTCAATTGATTCACATCTTTAAACTGGGAGTTGGTTGCGACTTGAATCCCCCCTAAATTCACGGCTAATCGGGTGATCGGTGTATA
It includes:
- a CDS encoding tripartite tricarboxylate transporter substrate binding protein is translated as MKHPLQLSLITAALLASTSAMAAWPDKPIKIIVPWGAGGNTDTVARLVAEGLQEQLGVNVNVVNRTGGAGVVGHDAMAKAKPDGYTLGVATVEIAMMHHQGMTDLNYQNYTPITRLAVNLGGIQVATNSQFKDVNQLTDYIKQHPGKLKASGSGLNSGWHLNLIGMLDAMGVPTDSVTYVPSEGSSSALMELVSGGIDFTTSSPGEAKSMVEAGMVKNLATMAETNTGLYKDIPVFQQATPYKYSFSTWNALVTPAGIPHEVQEKLIATMKAVFKEGKLQNFATKQGFEVYPLYGDDLGNFMKSEDEKYGKLINKLK